The following proteins come from a genomic window of Nitrospira sp.:
- a CDS encoding Glucose-1-phosphate adenylyltransferase — MRPVRVLAMIMAGGKGERLMPLTAVRSKPAVPFGGKYRIIDFVLSNMLNSGITANYVLVQYRSQSLIEHVRESWSIAGRLKDQFITVVPPQMRARGGWYEGTADAVYHNINLIADFRPDVVAIFGADHIFRMDISQMIQFHRECGSCVTVAALPVPIEQSSQFGILEVDAEDRLIGFEEKPVSAKAMPGRPTMALSSMGNYIFDTSLLLRTLERDAAQPGTHDFGRNIIPDLIGGRKVYAYDFLRNDVPGLRRHEERGYWRDVGTLDAYWRSNMDLLGEAPPFDLRNDEWPIVSAGYEGPMASIVRTYVDQSMIGQGSHIVDAEIRRSVIGRGVHIEPGARLEECVIMDGVRIGAHARLHRVIADRFSSIPAESEIGFQESSLLPGCHLSPTGLVVIPRDTKVPMNLMQSVS; from the coding sequence ATGAGACCTGTGCGAGTGTTGGCCATGATTATGGCGGGAGGAAAAGGCGAGCGGCTCATGCCGCTCACGGCCGTGCGCAGCAAGCCGGCCGTGCCGTTCGGAGGAAAGTATCGCATCATCGATTTTGTCCTCAGCAACATGCTCAACTCCGGCATCACCGCCAACTATGTGTTGGTGCAATACCGTTCCCAATCGTTGATCGAACATGTGCGGGAATCCTGGAGTATCGCCGGCCGGCTCAAAGACCAGTTCATTACGGTGGTGCCTCCCCAGATGCGGGCACGAGGCGGTTGGTATGAGGGAACGGCGGACGCGGTCTACCACAACATCAATTTAATCGCCGACTTTCGACCCGACGTCGTGGCCATATTCGGTGCGGATCATATCTTCCGAATGGATATCTCACAGATGATCCAGTTCCATCGGGAATGCGGATCCTGCGTTACGGTGGCGGCATTGCCTGTGCCGATCGAGCAATCATCCCAGTTCGGCATCCTCGAAGTCGATGCCGAAGATCGGTTGATCGGATTCGAGGAAAAGCCCGTCAGCGCGAAGGCCATGCCGGGACGCCCCACCATGGCCCTGTCCTCGATGGGAAACTATATTTTTGATACCTCCCTGCTGTTGCGCACGTTGGAGCGGGACGCGGCCCAGCCGGGCACGCATGATTTCGGCCGCAACATCATTCCGGATCTCATCGGCGGCAGGAAGGTCTATGCGTATGATTTTTTGCGCAACGACGTGCCCGGTCTCCGTCGACATGAGGAGCGGGGATATTGGCGGGATGTGGGCACGCTGGATGCCTACTGGCGGAGTAATATGGATCTATTAGGCGAGGCGCCGCCGTTCGATCTCCGAAACGATGAATGGCCGATTGTGTCAGCCGGATATGAGGGCCCCATGGCGTCGATCGTGCGGACGTATGTGGATCAATCCATGATCGGTCAGGGAAGCCATATCGTGGATGCGGAAATTCGACGTTCCGTGATCGGGCGCGGCGTCCACATCGAACCCGGCGCGCGTCTGGAGGAGTGCGTCATCATGGACGGCGTGCGCATCGGGGCGCATGCGCGGCTGCATCGCGTAATCGCCGACCGGTTCAGCAGTATTCCCGCCGAGAGCGAAATCGGTTTCCAGGAATCGTCTCTCCTTCCCGGCTGTCATCTCTCTCCCACAGGCTTGGTCGTCATTCCGCGCGACACCAAAGTGCCGATGAATCTGATGCAATCCGTTTCCTGA
- a CDS encoding Malto-oligosyltrehalose synthase: MSGKHVLATYRLQLNADFGFRRARDVSAYLHDLGITHCYSSSILAAMPGSTHGYDVIDPSRVNPELGTEEEFQAWCRSLHDRGMGLILDVVPNHMGIANALNRWWYDVLENGSSSRYAAAFDIDWHPLKRELHNKVLLPILSDHYGVVLENQDITVAYEEDRFLVRYGACRLPLAPKSWSTVLSYGLDALLSEGMAQADSEGLTELQSILTAIRHLPDHEDSTQDEREEREREKEVIRKRIAVLMAHHQRIAAFVQNNLRLFNGTAGEPCSFNLLDELLNQQAYRLASWKVASEEINYRRFFDINDLAAIRVEECSVFDATHEVIFKLLRDGMATGVRIDHVDGLYDPGGYLQHLQSWARRELNDGSSTERPLFVVVEKILGLDEPLPESWPIEGTTGYEFLNTVNGLFVDPARERAFSDLYRRITNRSQPYADVVYEAKQLIMRASMASEINVLGHQLNVLSEKDRRSRDFTLNSLTNAIREIIACFPVYRTYVTVGAEPVSERDKAFIHRAVAQAKRRNPTIGGEVFDFIRGLLLKERRPEGDTADEYERFVMKFQQTTSPVTAKGIEDTVFYRYNRLMSLNEVGGEPQRFGIAPEVFHRRMVDRQARWPKGLSATATHDTKRGEDVRARLNVLSEIPDEWKARVTRWMKLNAKYRVTQESEEIPEANDEYLLYQTLLGAWPLGELRPDERNDFCTRIQQYMEKAIHEAKVHTSWINPNREYDDGVRRFVQAILDDGRLNKFLDDFLPFKERIAAAGVFNSLAQTILKVTAPGTPDFYQGSELWDWNLVDPDNRRPVDYARRHTLIRELQAVLERPDRFDAVQDLVRHSADGRIKLYLILAGLHCRRMHADVFEQGRYVPLAAEGPEAKHLLAFARLQGAHMVVAAVPRLVALRSAEAKGSIWDETWVMMPSEWKVSQLQDILTGRSVVPQRKGEHDMVRASEIFAACPVGCLVAGS, translated from the coding sequence ATGTCCGGCAAGCATGTGCTGGCGACGTATCGGCTTCAACTTAATGCCGATTTCGGATTCCGCCGTGCGCGTGACGTGTCCGCATATCTGCACGACCTCGGCATCACGCATTGTTACAGTTCGTCCATTCTCGCCGCGATGCCGGGCAGCACGCACGGCTACGATGTCATCGATCCCTCACGTGTGAATCCGGAACTGGGTACGGAAGAGGAATTCCAGGCGTGGTGCCGCAGTTTGCATGACCGCGGCATGGGGCTGATTCTGGACGTCGTTCCCAATCACATGGGGATCGCCAATGCATTGAATCGGTGGTGGTACGACGTGCTGGAAAACGGATCGTCATCCCGTTATGCCGCCGCCTTCGATATCGACTGGCACCCGCTCAAGCGGGAATTGCACAACAAGGTCTTACTGCCGATCTTATCGGATCACTACGGTGTCGTGCTGGAGAATCAGGACATTACCGTCGCTTATGAAGAGGACCGGTTTCTGGTCCGCTATGGAGCCTGCCGCCTGCCGCTCGCCCCAAAATCGTGGAGCACCGTCTTGTCGTACGGACTCGATGCGTTGTTGTCCGAGGGCATGGCGCAGGCCGACAGTGAAGGACTCACGGAACTGCAAAGCATTTTGACGGCCATTCGGCATCTTCCCGATCATGAAGACAGCACACAGGATGAGCGGGAGGAGCGCGAGAGGGAAAAAGAAGTCATCCGTAAACGAATCGCCGTGCTCATGGCGCACCATCAACGAATCGCGGCATTTGTCCAGAACAATCTTCGCCTCTTTAACGGCACCGCCGGAGAACCATGCAGCTTTAATCTGCTGGACGAGTTGCTCAATCAACAGGCCTATCGGTTGGCATCGTGGAAGGTCGCCTCGGAGGAAATCAATTACCGACGATTTTTCGACATCAACGATCTGGCCGCGATTCGTGTGGAAGAGTGTTCAGTGTTCGACGCGACCCATGAAGTCATTTTTAAACTCCTTCGCGACGGCATGGCGACGGGAGTGAGAATCGACCATGTCGACGGCCTGTACGATCCCGGTGGATATCTTCAGCACCTGCAGAGCTGGGCAAGGCGTGAGTTGAACGACGGCTCGTCGACAGAGCGTCCGCTGTTTGTCGTGGTGGAAAAAATACTCGGACTCGATGAACCGCTGCCCGAGTCCTGGCCTATCGAAGGAACGACGGGATACGAGTTTCTCAACACGGTCAACGGATTGTTCGTAGACCCTGCCCGCGAACGGGCCTTCAGTGATCTCTATCGGCGCATAACCAATCGCTCTCAGCCCTATGCCGATGTGGTCTATGAGGCAAAGCAACTGATCATGCGGGCCTCCATGGCGAGCGAGATCAACGTGCTCGGCCATCAGCTCAATGTGCTGTCCGAGAAAGATCGACGATCGAGAGACTTCACGCTGAACAGCCTGACCAATGCCATTCGAGAAATCATCGCGTGTTTCCCCGTGTATCGGACGTATGTGACGGTGGGGGCGGAGCCGGTCAGCGAGCGGGATAAAGCGTTCATCCATCGGGCGGTGGCCCAAGCCAAACGGCGAAATCCTACCATCGGCGGCGAGGTCTTCGACTTTATACGGGGTCTTCTGTTGAAGGAACGCCGCCCTGAAGGGGATACAGCCGATGAGTACGAACGGTTTGTCATGAAATTTCAGCAGACGACGAGTCCCGTGACGGCCAAGGGAATCGAGGATACCGTATTTTACCGATATAACCGGCTCATGTCTCTCAACGAAGTAGGAGGAGAACCGCAACGATTCGGCATCGCCCCGGAGGTATTCCATCGCCGCATGGTCGACCGACAAGCCCGGTGGCCGAAAGGGCTTTCGGCCACTGCGACCCACGACACCAAGCGGGGGGAAGACGTGCGTGCCAGATTGAATGTGTTGTCCGAGATACCCGACGAATGGAAAGCACGTGTGACCAGATGGATGAAGCTGAACGCCAAATATCGCGTCACGCAGGAAAGCGAGGAGATCCCGGAGGCCAACGATGAATACCTCCTCTATCAAACGCTCTTGGGCGCATGGCCGTTAGGGGAGCTGCGCCCCGATGAACGCAATGACTTCTGCACCCGCATTCAGCAGTATATGGAGAAGGCCATCCATGAGGCGAAGGTCCATACAAGCTGGATCAATCCGAATCGTGAGTATGACGATGGGGTGCGGCGCTTCGTTCAGGCGATCCTCGACGACGGCCGTCTCAACAAATTCCTCGACGACTTCTTGCCGTTCAAGGAGCGGATCGCCGCCGCCGGTGTGTTCAACTCACTTGCGCAGACGATCCTCAAGGTGACGGCTCCGGGGACTCCTGATTTCTATCAAGGATCGGAACTGTGGGATTGGAATCTCGTGGACCCGGACAACCGGCGGCCCGTCGACTATGCGCGACGCCATACGCTCATCCGGGAACTCCAGGCAGTGCTCGAGCGGCCCGACCGGTTCGATGCCGTTCAGGACCTCGTGCGTCATTCCGCGGACGGCCGCATCAAACTGTACCTCATTTTGGCGGGTCTTCACTGTCGCCGGATGCACGCGGACGTCTTTGAGCAGGGCCGATACGTGCCGCTGGCGGCGGAGGGACCTGAGGCGAAACATCTGCTCGCCTTCGCGCGTCTCCAGGGGGCGCACATGGTTGTGGCGGCTGTGCCGCGGCTTGTCGCCTTGCGTTCCGCGGAAGCGAAGGGCTCGATATGGGATGAGACGTGGGTCATGATGCCTTCGGAATGGAAGGTGTCGCAGCTTCAGGACATTCTTACCGGACGTTCGGTCGTTCCCCAGCGCAAAGGAGAGCATGATATGGTGCGGGCCTCGGAAATCTTTGCCGCCTGCCCTGTGGGGTGTCTCGTCGCCGGCTCATAG
- a CDS encoding Integral membrane protein produces the protein MDRVKCLLIGLMTWYIGLFAWLAYSPVDRQFWAMASVLPVLFVIGLVASYRYVPLSPLSYILIMGFLTLHTVGVHYTYAQVPAGAWLNDVLHLGRNHFDRIVHFSFGFLLAYPMEETFRLLGRTRGWVLYYLPVITVLGLSALWEILEAWVTQAVHPELGPAYLGAQGDVWDAQKDMAAAMYGSLLCMGILLGFRILHKISLGTAYTEMEEREPVSRVPGSSS, from the coding sequence ATGGACCGAGTTAAATGCCTGTTGATCGGATTGATGACATGGTACATCGGACTGTTTGCCTGGTTGGCGTATTCCCCTGTGGATCGCCAATTCTGGGCGATGGCCAGCGTGCTGCCGGTACTCTTCGTGATTGGGCTCGTCGCAAGCTACCGATATGTGCCGCTCTCTCCGCTGTCGTATATCCTGATCATGGGATTTTTGACGCTCCATACGGTCGGGGTCCATTACACGTATGCTCAAGTCCCGGCGGGGGCCTGGTTGAACGACGTGTTGCACCTGGGTCGCAATCACTTCGACCGCATCGTGCATTTTAGTTTCGGCTTTCTGTTGGCGTATCCCATGGAGGAGACTTTTCGTCTGCTCGGCCGTACGCGGGGATGGGTGCTCTACTACTTGCCTGTGATCACGGTACTGGGACTGAGCGCCCTCTGGGAAATATTGGAAGCCTGGGTGACCCAGGCGGTCCATCCGGAGCTCGGTCCGGCTTATTTGGGGGCACAGGGCGATGTGTGGGACGCCCAAAAAGATATGGCTGCCGCAATGTACGGCTCTCTTTTGTGCATGGGAATACTCCTTGGTTTTCGTATCTTGCACAAGATCTCTCTCGGAACCGCATATACTGAAATGGAGGAACGTGAGCCGGTGAGTCGGGTGCCGGGCTCGTCATCCTGA
- a CDS encoding Gluconokinase, whose amino-acid sequence MVIVVFGVTGTGKTRVGSALAEALGWTFIDADDFHEEANRAKLNRGIPLNDEDRRPWLARLRGLIQESVSQHRDAVLACSALKRAYRRYLHVGPEVVFVYLRTETHVLEERLRRRRGHFANPILLQSQLETLEEPLDDTLTVDTADSPVKIVDVIRQALKL is encoded by the coding sequence ATGGTGATTGTGGTATTCGGAGTAACCGGCACAGGTAAAACTCGGGTGGGGAGTGCTTTAGCCGAAGCGCTGGGATGGACGTTCATAGACGCGGATGATTTTCACGAGGAGGCGAACCGCGCCAAATTGAATCGCGGTATCCCATTGAATGATGAAGATCGCCGGCCGTGGCTCGCCCGCCTCAGAGGACTTATTCAAGAGAGCGTGAGCCAACATCGGGACGCCGTGCTGGCCTGTTCAGCCCTCAAACGTGCGTACCGCCGCTATTTACACGTCGGCCCCGAAGTGGTGTTCGTGTATTTGCGGACCGAGACCCATGTGCTCGAAGAGCGGCTCAGACGACGGCGCGGCCACTTCGCGAATCCGATCTTGCTCCAAAGCCAATTAGAAACGTTGGAAGAACCGCTCGATGACACTCTGACGGTCGATACGGCAGACAGTCCGGTTAAGATTGTGGATGTGATCCGACAGGCCCTCAAGCTCTAG
- a CDS encoding Ku domain protein, with product MPRVLWKGAISFGLVHIPVGLYSAEKRNNFDLTMLDRRDMKPVGFKRYNKETGEEVPWDQIVKGYEYEKERYVVLTDEDFRRANVEATQTIDILRFVEGNEITPMYFETPYYLAPDRRGEKGYALLRETLKHTHKVGIANVVIRTRQYVAALIPVDDVIVLNTLRYADEVKAADELDVPPKNVKAAGVTPRETDMAVKLVEEMTGDWNPKDYHDTYHEDLLALIDKRIKAGETEIITTTDASETDEEEPSRGNVVDLMALLKRSVQDKAKGRRFSSTQSKGARSDRTRRKIA from the coding sequence ATGCCGAGAGTTCTGTGGAAAGGAGCCATCAGTTTTGGACTCGTCCATATCCCTGTCGGACTCTACTCCGCTGAAAAGCGAAACAATTTCGACCTGACCATGTTGGATCGCCGTGATATGAAGCCCGTCGGTTTCAAACGATACAACAAAGAGACGGGGGAGGAGGTACCCTGGGATCAGATCGTCAAGGGATATGAGTATGAGAAGGAGCGCTATGTGGTGCTCACCGACGAAGATTTCCGTCGCGCGAACGTCGAGGCGACTCAGACGATCGATATCTTGCGCTTCGTGGAAGGGAACGAGATTACTCCGATGTATTTTGAGACGCCCTATTACCTGGCTCCCGACCGGCGAGGGGAAAAGGGCTATGCGCTGTTGCGGGAAACATTGAAGCACACGCATAAAGTCGGCATCGCCAATGTCGTGATTCGCACACGCCAGTATGTGGCCGCGCTGATCCCGGTGGACGATGTGATCGTCCTGAACACGCTACGGTATGCCGATGAGGTCAAGGCTGCTGATGAGTTGGACGTTCCTCCGAAAAATGTGAAAGCCGCCGGTGTGACGCCTCGGGAGACCGATATGGCCGTGAAGCTCGTGGAGGAAATGACGGGTGACTGGAATCCCAAGGACTATCATGATACCTATCATGAGGACCTGCTCGCGTTGATCGACAAACGGATCAAAGCCGGAGAGACCGAGATCATCACCACCACGGACGCTTCCGAAACAGATGAGGAGGAGCCCAGTCGGGGGAACGTAGTCGACCTGATGGCGCTGCTCAAGCGAAGCGTGCAGGACAAGGCGAAGGGACGCCGGTTTTCCTCGACGCAGTCGAAAGGCGCTCGTTCAGATCGAACGCGACGCAAGATCGCTTGA
- a CDS encoding Ammonium transporter, producing MRNSFWLKTLSAASLFLLCVTSWVGAEEPAGAVNEARLVAQYNYSIHILAMLVVGFGFLMVFVRRYGFGATTGTYLVVATGLPLYMLLRANGIVGHSIQAHSVETLMLAEFSVATALIAMGAVLGRLRVFQYALLTLLLVPLYALNEYLVLDNGSGLTKGFQDSAGSIVIHAFGAYFGLAASLVLTTAQQRSQPIESDPTSDRFAMLGSMVLWLFWPSFATAIVPFEQMPQTIVNTILALSGATLATYFLSTHFHHGKTSMVDMANATLAGGVSIGSTCNLVSPTGAFGIGLLAGALSVIGFVFIQPMLESKIKLVDTCGVHNLHGMPGLLGGLCAIAVVPNVVGVQLVGIAMTLIIAVVGGVIAGMVIRATGTTEQAYEDCHEFSHVPGPESERKVEELALGAKADIEALQKELLVRTEAHIRSVREEPRPIA from the coding sequence ATGCGGAACAGCTTCTGGTTGAAGACGCTCAGCGCAGCAAGTCTGTTTCTCTTGTGCGTCACGAGTTGGGTCGGCGCCGAAGAGCCGGCGGGTGCCGTCAATGAGGCGCGTCTGGTCGCGCAATACAATTACTCGATTCACATCCTCGCCATGTTGGTGGTCGGCTTCGGATTTCTCATGGTGTTCGTCCGACGGTATGGATTTGGGGCAACGACCGGTACCTATCTTGTGGTCGCGACCGGGTTACCCTTGTACATGTTGTTGCGGGCCAACGGGATAGTGGGACATTCGATACAGGCCCATTCGGTCGAGACGCTGATGCTGGCTGAATTTTCGGTGGCGACGGCGTTGATCGCGATGGGAGCGGTGCTCGGACGATTGCGTGTGTTTCAATACGCGTTACTCACGCTGTTGTTGGTGCCGCTCTATGCGCTGAACGAATATTTGGTGTTGGATAATGGCTCGGGGCTGACCAAAGGATTTCAGGATTCGGCAGGGTCGATCGTCATCCATGCGTTCGGCGCCTATTTCGGATTGGCCGCATCGCTGGTTCTGACGACTGCGCAGCAGCGTAGTCAACCGATCGAATCCGATCCGACATCCGATCGGTTCGCAATGCTTGGCTCCATGGTCCTATGGTTGTTTTGGCCGAGTTTTGCAACCGCAATCGTGCCCTTTGAGCAAATGCCTCAAACCATCGTCAATACGATCCTGGCTCTGAGCGGGGCCACGCTGGCCACCTATTTTCTCAGCACACATTTTCATCATGGAAAAACTTCAATGGTGGATATGGCCAATGCGACATTGGCTGGTGGGGTCTCCATCGGCTCGACCTGTAACCTCGTGAGCCCCACCGGTGCGTTTGGTATCGGATTGCTCGCCGGTGCGCTCTCCGTAATAGGGTTCGTCTTTATTCAGCCCATGCTGGAATCAAAAATCAAATTGGTTGATACTTGCGGCGTGCACAATCTGCATGGGATGCCGGGTCTGTTGGGCGGACTCTGCGCGATCGCCGTCGTTCCGAATGTCGTGGGGGTCCAACTCGTAGGTATCGCAATGACGCTCATCATCGCGGTGGTCGGAGGGGTGATTGCCGGTATGGTAATCAGAGCCACTGGTACGACGGAACAGGCGTATGAAGACTGCCATGAGTTTTCCCATGTGCCGGGGCCTGAAAGCGAACGCAAGGTTGAGGAACTCGCATTAGGCGCCAAGGCCGATATTGAAGCCTTGCAAAAGGAATTGCTTGTCCGGACGGAAGCGCACATCCGCTCCGTGCGCGAGGAGCCGAGGCCGATTGCCTAA
- a CDS encoding Hydroxymethylpyrimidine phosphate kinase ThiD gives MSNTLKQVLTIAGSDSGGGAGIQADIKAMSANGVFAMSVITAITAQNTEEVTDVFELPTTIIASQLDAVFDDFDVAAVKTGMLSSAAIVEVVVAMLGPQHVAHVVVDPVMISKSGYSLLRADAVEAVKTKLLPLASVVTPNVHEAQQLSGIEIASLADARRAAKVIHGFGCRHVLIKGGHLLNERATDLLYDGRFFNVLKGEFIETRRTHGTGCTFASALAAHLARGRSVLDSAQAAKSYVTEAIRHGLAIGHGQGPTDHFYFLER, from the coding sequence ATGTCGAATACGTTGAAACAGGTGCTCACCATTGCCGGCTCCGATTCCGGCGGAGGCGCAGGTATTCAGGCGGACATCAAAGCCATGTCCGCCAACGGTGTGTTCGCCATGTCCGTCATCACGGCGATCACGGCTCAGAATACCGAAGAAGTGACGGATGTCTTCGAATTGCCGACGACCATCATCGCGTCGCAACTCGACGCGGTCTTCGACGACTTCGACGTCGCCGCCGTCAAGACCGGCATGCTGTCTTCGGCAGCCATCGTCGAGGTGGTCGTCGCCATGCTGGGGCCGCAACATGTCGCTCACGTGGTCGTAGATCCGGTGATGATCTCCAAAAGCGGTTATTCCCTCTTGCGGGCGGACGCCGTCGAAGCCGTCAAGACGAAGTTGCTCCCGCTTGCCTCGGTCGTGACACCGAACGTGCATGAGGCGCAGCAGCTGTCGGGGATTGAAATTGCCTCGTTAGCCGATGCTCGACGAGCGGCCAAAGTGATTCACGGCTTCGGATGCAGGCATGTCCTGATCAAAGGCGGACATCTGCTCAATGAACGAGCGACGGATCTGCTCTATGACGGACGGTTTTTCAATGTCTTGAAGGGAGAGTTCATCGAGACCCGCCGCACACATGGCACCGGCTGTACGTTCGCCTCTGCATTGGCCGCTCATCTGGCACGAGGCAGATCCGTCCTCGATTCTGCGCAAGCCGCCAAGTCCTATGTCACGGAAGCGATCCGACACGGCTTAGCGATCGGCCATGGACAAGGTCCGACGGACCATTTTTATTTCCTGGAGCGATAA
- a CDS encoding RNA-binding protein produces the protein MSTKLYVGGLPYSTTESQLSTLFAEHGTVESARVIADKFTGQSRGFGFVEMSTAEEAKAAITALNGSQMDGRSLTVNEAKPMEPRFGGSGGRSGGGGRSGGGHNRGRY, from the coding sequence ATGAGTACAAAACTCTATGTTGGCGGCTTGCCATATTCGACAACTGAATCTCAACTCTCCACGCTGTTCGCCGAGCATGGCACGGTCGAATCTGCCCGCGTCATTGCGGACAAATTCACCGGTCAATCTCGAGGATTTGGCTTTGTCGAAATGTCGACCGCCGAGGAAGCCAAGGCGGCGATCACGGCCTTAAACGGTTCACAGATGGACGGACGATCGCTCACCGTCAATGAGGCGAAACCGATGGAGCCACGTTTCGGCGGTAGTGGCGGTCGGTCAGGCGGCGGCGGACGTTCCGGCGGCGGACACAACCGCGGCCGCTATTAA
- a CDS encoding Two-component transcriptional response regulator, LuxR family: MYSARILLADDHPLVLESVKQLLEPDFSVVGTAQTGQQVLEQAQKLHPDIVLMDANMPGMNGFEAARKLKTLLPAVKIIFVTMLTEAIAVSEGFRAGAMGYVLKQDASDELHAAVKSVMANRRFVSSKLDMEVREAMECQWSRPEGYTTNLTERQRQILAMLANGSSTKNIAKELNISMKTVEFHKANITRKLGVRTTSDLIRVALASGMTAL; encoded by the coding sequence ATGTATAGCGCAAGAATTTTGCTCGCAGACGACCATCCGCTCGTTTTAGAGAGCGTCAAGCAGTTGCTCGAGCCGGACTTTTCAGTGGTAGGGACTGCACAGACAGGGCAGCAAGTACTGGAACAAGCCCAAAAGTTGCATCCGGATATCGTGCTGATGGACGCCAACATGCCGGGGATGAACGGATTTGAAGCGGCTCGAAAACTGAAAACCCTCTTGCCTGCGGTCAAAATCATCTTTGTCACGATGTTGACCGAAGCGATTGCAGTGAGCGAGGGGTTCCGTGCGGGAGCGATGGGGTATGTCTTGAAGCAGGATGCTTCGGACGAACTCCATGCCGCGGTCAAGAGCGTCATGGCGAATCGACGATTTGTGTCTTCCAAGCTCGATATGGAAGTTCGCGAAGCGATGGAATGCCAATGGTCGCGACCGGAAGGCTATACGACCAACTTAACCGAGCGACAGCGTCAAATCCTTGCGATGCTTGCCAACGGATCTTCCACCAAAAATATCGCCAAGGAGCTCAACATTTCGATGAAGACGGTTGAATTTCACAAAGCCAACATTACCCGCAAACTCGGTGTCCGTACCACCTCCGATTTGATCCGCGTGGCGCTGGCGTCCGGGATGACGGCTTTGTAA
- a CDS encoding Integral membrane protein: MHTRVSAPHILLAWYVMWWSLLAIAPFDRKDWALENTLAVAVVGTLIATHRRFRFSSLSYVLITLFMTLHAVGAHYTYAEVPLGFWLKNALSLSRNPFDRIVHFAFGFLLVYPLKELLIRTGRVGDFWSVYLPVSGILAQSGFFEIVEAFVAQIVSPDLGAAYLGTQGDEWDAQKDMAAALAGAALMTALMRLIPKTFQNQHNNHGISGNL; the protein is encoded by the coding sequence ATGCATACCCGCGTTTCGGCTCCCCATATTTTGTTGGCCTGGTATGTCATGTGGTGGAGTCTTCTCGCGATCGCTCCATTTGATCGAAAGGATTGGGCGTTAGAAAATACATTGGCGGTGGCTGTCGTCGGCACGTTGATCGCGACGCATCGGCGATTTCGCTTTTCTTCACTTTCTTACGTGCTCATCACGCTGTTCATGACTCTCCACGCGGTGGGAGCCCATTACACCTATGCGGAAGTTCCATTGGGCTTCTGGCTGAAGAATGCTCTGTCGCTGAGCCGAAATCCGTTCGACCGTATCGTTCATTTTGCCTTCGGGTTCTTATTGGTTTACCCGCTGAAGGAATTGCTCATACGAACCGGTCGTGTGGGTGATTTTTGGTCGGTCTACCTCCCCGTCAGCGGCATCCTGGCACAAAGCGGGTTTTTCGAAATCGTTGAAGCATTCGTCGCACAGATTGTAAGTCCAGACCTAGGCGCCGCGTATCTCGGCACGCAAGGGGACGAATGGGATGCACAAAAGGATATGGCCGCGGCGCTTGCGGGTGCCGCGCTCATGACAGCTCTCATGCGACTGATTCCAAAAACATTTCAAAACCAGCATAACAATCATGGAATATCGGGTAATTTATGA